The nucleotide sequence TGGCCCGATCCCCCTCCAGAGACGAGCGCCACCTTGTTCTTGTCGACGTGGGATCGCACGACCACCTTGACGTCGGGGaagccgtcgaggagcttaACCCCGGGGTGCGACTGGACGAAGCCCTCCAGCATCTCGGTGACCGCCGAGCCCGGGTCGTTGAGGAACTTGTGGCCCATTGTTAGTAAATGTGAATGGGTTGCCGAGAGCGGGGGATGGAACGCTACGCTGAGCGCGTGAAGATGGGGCGCGGGCCTGGAAGAACCGCGGTGGAGTCCGGGTATCGAGCGctgtgcgcgccgccggaacGCTCGGGAAAGACGgccgacgaagccggcgTGGACGTTGAGTGCTCGGGCGCTTCTGCTCGACGCGCTATCAAATtctgctcgacgcggcgtgaTCTCAAGGACCGATCAACTGCCACGCGTGACGATAACGAagcctcccgcggcgcccaaagGGCGACCCACTGCTCGCCTCCACGACACCGGacaggcgacgcgcgctcggttGAACGatgatcgcggcgatgatctcACCGGcaccgctcgcggcggcgtcctccgcagcgcgcgtcgatgcgcgcggaaGGCGCGTCGGCCCGACGCCTCGGACGTCCCGGGTCGACGGGGCGAGATCCGGGCTGGCCGCTCGGGCCGAGATTCATAGCCTcgccccctcgcggcgccgcctccgcctcatCCCCCTCCGCGCGGTCGATTCCGACGATGCGACCTCCCCGGCCCCGTCCCGCTCGtacgtcgtccccggccgcCCCGTCAACCCGGGCCTCTACTGCGACTGgtccgtcaccgacgcggacgtcgccgaggtgtgGGCCTACCGAGTCTccctctccgtcgtcgccctcagCGTCCTCGCGTGCTCGTCCCGGGTGTTCATAGGGAACGGGGGCTCGGACCCGTCgtggctcgacgccgcgtacttcacgggcgccgcgggcctcggcgtcgccctgcgCCTCATCCACATGTACGTCGACCCCATCAAGAAATTCATGCAGGCGCTCTACGCGGCGGGCCTCGCGGGATCCATCggggtggcggcgctcgcctcccaaacgggcgacggcgggtcggTCCCGGCGTATGTCGTCGCGcatccggcggcggtgtggGCCGTGGGGCCCATGTTCGCCGCCCTcacgggcgtcgcgttcaAGGAAGGGATGTGCTACGGGAAAGCCGAGTGCGCGGCGCTCTTCTTCGTGGTGCCGgcgacgctcctcgcgcacctcACGGGATTGGCGaacgaggagatcgagaagGGTTTGCTCGGTACGTGGTGCGTACTCATCGCGgtgttcgccgcgaggaagtACACGCAGGAGGTGAAGGACGACATCGGCGATAAGAGCGTGTTCATCTTCGCCGACTTACGCGAGGACGAAAAGGCGGAGTGGGTcgcgcgggctcgagcgAGGGATCCGGCGAGGTTCGCCCGGATGAGCGGCGAATGAGACGATCGATaggcggcgcgatcgatAGGCGGCTGATGATGAGATCTTAGTAGCTACGATGAAGACTTCAGCGACCGAGACtggcgacgcgccctcccgcccgccggcgcctcgccgccagcgccaccgACACGACGTCGTTGGCGatagcctccgccgcctccggcgccgccgcctccagaCACGCCTCCCTCATCCCCGCCAGCACCTCCGGATCGTACAGCAGCTCGCCGATGACGTAATCCAGCCGCAccgtgcgcctcggcgcgggttccCCGGGTTTGATCGACTTTTTTGGATCCTTTTGCGCCAAGTCGCAATCGCGAATCtcaaccgccgcgcccaaatCCGCCATCTCTTTCGCGTTGAAGCTCTGGTGGTCCTCCGTCACGACGGGCGACGGTATGAGCACCGAGGGCAGCCCCGACGCGAGTAACTCGGAgcacgtcaccgcccccgcgcgcgccacgcacaggtccgcggcggcgtagcAATTCTCCACGTCGTTTATGAACGAACGCACCGCCAGCCGCGGGTGGCTCGGCGTTTTCGAACGCACGCGCTCGTACCCGCCCCGGCCCGTCTGCCACACGACCCACAAGCGCGGGTCCCTCTCCAACATCCCCCCCACCGCGTCGGACATCGCGTCGTTCAGAGTTTCGCACCCCATGCTCCCGCCGAACACCACGAGCACCCTGTCGGTGTCCCGGATTGAAGGCGTCTCCGCGCATCCCTTGCGGTAAAACATCCACGACAGCGTTCGTCGGGCGTCCTTTCGCTTGGTCCATcgaagcggcgcgcggaTGGGGTTACCCCGGaccacgcacgcgccgccgcgggccggGGTGctgagggtgccgagggtgccgtcgtggGTGCCGAGCGGCTCCATTCggaacgcctccgcggctttCGCGAATGCGACGCacacgagcgacgccgccttggcgaggatcCTGTTCGCCACCCCCGGATAGGCGTTCTGTTCCTGAATGACCAGCGGTACCCCGCAgagcttcgcggcgaggcacgtCGGGAGGGAGACGTAGCCGCCGGTGccaacgacgacgtccggGGCGAGTTCGGTGATGAGCACGATcgaccgcgcgaccgcgtAGGCGAGCTTGAAGGGCACGAGGACGTTTCTCCACGAGAGCAGcggtcgcgcgagcgcgatggcggggacgcggtggagcgcgtatcccgccgcggggacgtgcgTCGCCTCCTGGTGGTGATCGGTTCCCGCGAAGTCGatgcgggcggtggcggcggccgggagGGAGCCCTCGTCGGACATGCGcctgagcgcgtcggcgatggcgatggctGGGAAGACGTGACCGCCggtgccccccgcggcgaacagcacgcgcagcgcgggcgacgactcctcggcgaggtccatcgccgcgaggttcgggtACGCGGGattggccgcggcgagcgcgtggagcgcggtcgcgccgggcgggacgccgccggcgctgaTATCCATCGCGCCTCGGCGTATCCATCGCGCCTCGAAGCGTCGCGTGCCCAGGTGCCGAAGAACGGTCGTTTTCCAAGATgcgccgctcgagccgcccgGGCGGttggcgctcgtcgcgaacTGCGCGTCCCGGttggatcgcgcgcgcgcgatcgtcgccgcgcgcgtcgtcgtcgtcgtcgccgccgccccctggATCGTCATCTCGCTCTCCCCTTCCGCGTATCGGTCTGCGCGTTCGTTGTTGACAAAGTTGTACTTGTGCATCCAGGCTGGCGCAGCTGGCCAGCTGGCAGCCTGCTGTGGCACCCGATCGTATGAGATCAAGCAAGCGAAAAGCAGTCCAGCTAAAGTAgcgcgaagacgacggcgccgcgtcggatgAAGACCTAGTGTCGATGAATCAATTACACGTACTTCGCGAGAGCCTAATCCGACGAGTCGCTGTCCGAGCCCGAGTCGCTGTCCGAGCCCGAGTCGCTGTCCGAGTCGCTGTCGCTCGACTCGCTCATCGAAGTCTCGTCGCCAGAGTCGCTGTCCGAATCCGAgccgctcgaggagctggaaCCCGACCCCGAGCTGCCGCTGCCGCTGTCCGAGCCCGAGTCGCTGTCCGACGAGTCGCTGTCCGACGAGTCGCTGTCCGATGTCGAGTCGTCGCTGTCCGAGTAGAACCCGCCCTTGCCCGATTTCTTCCCGCCCTTGCCCGCCGCATCCGCGTTTTGGTTGTAGTACTGATCGCGAACGTGCGAAGGCGGCTGCACGTCGGGATGGTCCGGAAGAGCCACGAAacccggcgcgacgtgctcgacAAAGTGCGAGAGCGAACCCAACGCGTGCAcgcacgtcggcgccgcggggctcggcAGCTTGGGCGCGGGCTTATCGCAGAGCACAACCTTCTCCTTGAGCACCGCCAGGGGCGCCGCgttgccgccgacggcgtacATCGCTCGGTAAATTCGAACCCTGTCGCGCATGTCCGCGctcgggtccgtcgcgcaCAGCGCAAACACGTGCTTGAGCACCGGTCCCACGCGGTTAGGGTCCTTGATGAAGAGCTTGCACGCCGAGTTGAGGATCTGGAGTTTCGTCACGTCCGTCTCTCGAGCGAAATTTCGCAGCGATCGCTTCAAGACGGAAAACGAGAGCTCAAAGAACTTCTCTCGCTgctcagcctcagcctttgccgagttcgccgcgtccagccgcttcttctcctccttctccgccttcttcgccgcccgTTTCTGCGCcttctcgtcgacgacggcgacggcgccagccgcccccgcgtcctccgtcgccggagagtcctcgccttctccaccggcggcggctgcgatgagcgcgtcgatagccgcgtcgccgcgctcctccccggcgtccgATCcgttcgtccccgtcggcgagTCCAGGAGGGAGGACTCGAGCATGGACACCTGCGTCGCCACGAACCCCGAGGGTCCCTCGGGCGTCGGGTCCGCGGTGACCGGCTCGGGTAAGGCGGCGAGCGAAACCGCTTTTTCGCCAAAGATGTACAGctcgccacccgcgagccaggccaccgcgctcctcgccgcgggcgccgcgagcatctccAGCCTGCGCACCAGGCGCATGACGATCACGGCGTGCTCCTTCGGGTTTTGCTGGACCAGcgcgcggatgacgacgacggcctcgCCCGCAACCTCCTCGCTCGGATGGAGCGAcagctcgaggagggacCTGAtgcagacggcggcgatttGGGGCATGATGGCGGCGCACCTGCCGATGGCGCGGATGGTCAGGGCGACAAACTCGTTGTTGGTGCTCCTGAGGTAGCTCTgcagctcgcggagcagcgcggcggcgttgtcGGAGGTGACGACGTGGGTGAGAATCTCGAGCTTCAGAGCCCGAACGTCCACCGGGTCAGCCGGATGCACAAAGAAACTCGCGAAATGCGCCTGGAACAGCGAGGACTGCACCGCGCACATCGTGCAGATGTTCTTGAGCATGACGTGCTGCGCCTCGGGTTTCATGCGCATGGCGAACACCAACGCCCTCAGAACCTTCGGaaggtcggcgacgggcgcgagatAAAACtgcagcgacgccgccgccatcaccACCCCGGTGTTCTGCGACTGCAGCAGCGGCCTGGACGATCGAAGCAGCAGCCtgtggtcgtcgtcgagccacTCTGAGGTCATGCGATCGGctgcggccgccgcggcgtccttcgtGGGCTTCGGCCCTTTGGGGCCCCTCTTGGCGCCCTTCTTGGATCGCTTCTTTTTGGATTTGTCGGACTTTTTCTTGACGACGGCCGGGGGCTTCTTCGCGCGGGGAACGTCGGaatcgctcccgccgctcccatccccgtccgcgtcgtcgccgtcgctgtcgtcgtcgctgtcgtcgctGTCGGAGGAGGAGTAGAACCCCTTCGTTCCCGCGAGCGGGTTCGAGCTCGCCTTCTCGaacgcgcccccgtcgcccggcaGCACGAGCTCCAACGTCttgctcgcgtcgtcgtcatccgcgccggtatccgcgagcgagcgatcGTACGCGTCGGGCCTGGTGAACTGCGTGCGCGCGTATCGCAGCAACAAGTTGGCGAGCAAGATCTGGCCCCACTCGTCGCAGTCGACGAGCATGCGGCATATCTTGCGGTAGTGCCGGTGGATGAGGTCGATGCGCTCGGGACAAACCTCCTGAAACGCCGCAACCGCGGAGGACAGGACGAAGGGGGTGGAATCCCGCAGCATCGTCTCGATGATCTCCGtgagctcgtccacgcgctTGGGGTCGAGGCGGAACACCTTGGGGatggcgtgcgccgcggctttgCGGACGTACGGCGACGGATCGACCGCGCACTTGCGCACCGCGAGGATCACCACCGGGACGATGACCTGCACGCGGATGGACGACATGACCCGcaacgcgagggcgcgcacgcgggggTTCTGGTGCGCGAGATCCTTCTGGAACGAGTTGATGGagaggagcgcctcgtccgctTTCTGCTCCGCGGTTCGGACGAGGTAGAGGTACACGAGCACCTTGACCTCGAACGAGTCCTGCGCGATGTTCATGACGACGGATGCGAAAAAGTTGGagacgtcgcgccccgcgctcaTCATGCCGAGGAGCTTCTTCATGCCGTTGAGCTTCTCGCCGGTGTTGGTGGAGCGCAGCGACTTGTCcagctcgcgcgcctcgtcggcgatctGGAGAATGTGTGGGGAACGAACGCGGAGGGGGTGAGCGacggatgcgcgcgcgggtgccggaGGTTGCCGCGGGAATCGGGCACGCGGGATTGGGTCGCGGGCGGAGGGGCGGATCCGCGGAATTCGCCGCGTGCGGGGAGCGGCGCACCTGGGCGTCGTCGTAGCCGAAACCGCCCATCTTGCCCGGCATCGGCATCTTGGTCGTGCGATTGGCGAAGTGCGCGCCTTCACGATCggacctcgcgccggcgtgggtcgctcgcggcggagagtgTCCGCGCCGATTGCGTCTTGGGTGTTATCATCGCGAGACAACAATCCCGCGGCTCCACACGCGGGTGGTGATTGTCCGACCATTTTGTGAATATACAACCGACCTATTTAATTACAAAAACGTTCAGCACGGTCAGTAACGACACGCTGTGCGAGGTATACTCTTATTTAGCATTAAATGGTCGTCGAAGACGGGCTATAATTAGTAGGTacacggcgtcctcgacgagagTCCCGAAGGTAATATAAGTGAAGGCGTGACGCGGGACCGACGTGCTCGGCTCCCGCTGCTGCTCGTTCCACCCCATCCCCGATCGATGGGTGAACGTCCCCAATCCCgaaacgtcgcggcgagacgAAATCAAAATTCTCTTCACGCGATTTTGCATTcgactcgcgccgcgacggcgtccccgtTTGAATCCGACTCTCTCCTTCCGTCCGTCTCAATAGACCTATTGAATCAAACCTTGGTGGCGAACTGGATGCCGTACTTGTACTTGGCGGCGGTGTCAACCTGCACGGACGCGGAGCCGGAGGTGTTGGCGAACACGTCGCCGGTTGTTTGCAGCGTgagcacgggcgcggcggcggctccgttgagcggcagcggcgacgtgacgACAGCCTTTCcggtgcacgcggcggagaagcgcTTGGAGAGGCCGACGGACCCGGAGGCGGTACCCTTGGCGCGCTTGTAgaccacctccgcgccggcggtggtgTCCTTATCGACCTGTGGACGCGGTGGGATTCGGGGGGTGCGGGTCAGCGCTTGAATCGGGCTGATTTTTGGATTCAACAACGTGGAGAGGCGGGATCCGGACGCGCCTTCGTGACGATGGAAGCCTTGACGGtgtcgaaggcgtcgctcAGGGCGAGCGCCACGGTGCTGTCCGGCACGACGCCGGTGCTCTGCACGGCGTAGCTGAGCTTGccgggcagcgcggcgggatcgggaAACGCCTTGGTgtccacggcgccggacACGCCAGCCGCGAGATCCCCTTCGGACCAGCACAGCGACACATCAGCCttgggcgcgcccgcggtgaggtCGGTGAGGTCCGCCTTgaggccgacggcgccctggAGGTactggagcgcgagcttggcggtcTTCACGTCCTGCGGGTTGCCGCTCAGGGTCGCCTTCAGGCCCTTGAGAAGGCCCGAgtgcgcgagggaggcggtgATCTTGTTGGACGGGAGCCCAACCTcggtctcggcgacgacgtcggaggCGAGGTCGTAGGTCGCCTTGACGGTGCCGGTGggatcgcccgcgccgcccttctgCACGCAGCTTCCGCTGATCTTGAGcccgtcggcgacgttctTGGCGTCGAGGGACGCCTTGTTGTCGAAGTTGACGCTGCCGGTGAGCAGGTCTGAGGGGAGGAGGGAGAGGGGAGGGGTCATTTTGGTTGGTGGCGCGATTTGGGGGGGAATTGGCGGCACGCGGTCGGAGGATCcggtgacgcggcggtggtgatcgcgcgcgcggacgcacccttcgccgccttggcgatgTCGCCGAAGTAGGACGGCATTTTCACTGTGGCGAGTGTGActggcggcggtcgcgcgctgTCTAAgtgcgggcgacgcgctcgcgggggccGAATCCCAAACGGTTCGGAATTTTCATTTTTCGACGAATAGACCGTCAACAGACCGTCGAAAGCGTCGAAGAAAGCGTGCTGACCTGTAAAGCACTTTGGAAAAAAGAGGGGCTGGCAGAGTTCCAACGCGCAAACGGTCGCAAACGGTTTCTCGCAGGGGGACTACTTCGTTCTAAAACGTCGTGTCACAGTAGGTGTTTGGCTATCTTGATGGTacacgccccgcgcgcgagacgacgGTTAAATCATCCACCTgatcgaacgcgcccgcggggccTTCTTccctctctctctctctctctctctctttCTTTCTCTTTCTCTCTCCGCTCTGAAACGGCTCTCCGATTGCGCTCGTCAAGTCGACATCAAATCAAAACATGAGCGCCGTGAAGAGCGCCACCGAGCTGTTGATCCAGTGCGACTCGCTCTTATCCGTGGGCACCTCCAGGTACATCACAAAGTTGGTGGAGTGTCCGGTGGTGGACAAGACCCCAGCGCGCGTCAGCGTCTTGTACGCCGGGCAGTTGTACACCCCGGACGTCGGTGCCACGCGGTCTTTGCACGGCTCGAGCCACATCAGCGGGAAATCCGTGTAGAGCTCCTTCGGCCTCGACTCGGTGAGCAAGTGGGTGTCGTAATCCCATCGCGCGCCCTCCAGGAAAAACCCGGTGATGTAGCAGCCGTCCTGCGGCGGTTCAGTTGTGTTTTCGTAGGTTTTAGTGTCCTGGACGACAAAGTTCCACTGGATGGAGTCGATGGCGAATCCGTTTTTGCGAGCGTAGTTTTGAAGCGTCCCCGTCAGGAAAGCCTGCGGGAAGAACAATCCGCTGATCCAGTAGACCGGGGGCGGGCCGTTATCGATCCACCCGTTGATGAACTTGATGCGCTCCAGCAGGTCCAACACCCACGACGACAGGGGCTTCAGCGACGGGTACGCCTTGCTGGCCCACGCGTCGGGCACCTGGTTGTCGAAGATTGAATCCGTCACCGCCTCCAGCTCATCCGTCATCACGACCAGACCTttgagcgccttgagcgaCTCCTGCAGGGTCCTGCGCATCACGACGATGAGGTTGTTGTATCTGATGCACTCCTGCGTCAGCACGGTGTTCATGGACTGGTTGTAGTCGGTGGGGTACTTGTgaccgacggcgtcgatgtcgaaGGGCGAGGGGCATCGATCGAAGatgtcccgcgccgcggctccgatGACCTCCTCCCTGGacaagccgccgcccgcggcgactcTGGGTTGGAGCGACAGGATCGTCTCGAACATGGAGTACGTCTCGTTCTGGTCGCAGGTGATGTCGGCGTTCTCGTGCAGGCCGAAGATTTCGGGCTGCGGGATCAGCGGGAGCGACTTGATAAACTCGACAAACTCCTCCACGTTTTGAGCCTTGGGGCTGGGGTACGTCGGGCTGGGGCTGAAGGTGAAGTCGTCGGTGAGAACTTCGGGGATGATGTAGTTGTTCAGCAGGTTGTTCATCAGCCTCCTGTCCTTGTCGTCCGTGACCCTTCCTCCGTAGTTGATCTCTCCGCACAAGACGCGGATCACCTTGTAGGGGATCTCCTCGTAGTCGTCAATCATCATCTTGATCTGGCGCTGGCACATGTTGaggtcgccgtcggtgaaGTCGTACCGGATGTTCCAACCCAGCGGGCCGAACTTGCGCCTGTCCTGGATCACGGCGTGGAAGAGACAGATGGAGAACAGCAGCTTCTTGTGGCTCGCCGGGTCCTTGCACTCGTCCATGTACTCATCCGTGATTCTCGTGTACGATCGGATCAGGTTGGCTTTCAAACCCTTAGGGGGCTCGAGCGTCATCTTGATGCCGTTCTGCAGGATCGCAACCGGGAACGCGGGGGACGGCATGGCGGAGAGCCAGAGCCTGAAGTCAGGGTgcacggcctcggcgtcgatcgtcTCGCAGATGACGTCGAGCTTGGGCATCCACGACTCCGCCAGGTGGCAGTTTTGCAGACACACCCACATGCCCTCCTCCATGGCCCTCTCGatcatcgcctccgccttgggCCCCTGTCCCTGGCCCAGCGACACCTGGTCGAACCGCTGCAGcatctccttctcctcgcaCAGTTTGAGGAGGTCCGCCATCGGATCCGCACCCGAGGACAGCACGAAGATGagcggcgcgtccaccctGGATTCCGCGTAGCAAGCCTCCAAGTCgaaaggcggcggctcgaTGAACCGGCTGCCCAACTTTGCAGACACAAAGTCGGTGACGCCGAGCATGAACCGATCGGGTCGGATGCACCGAATCACCAGCAGCTTCTGGAACTCGTTCAGCTTTCCGTCGAAGGTGTCATCCAGAGGGAAACGgtgcgcctcgccgctctcAAAGTATTTTCTGTAGTGGtccacgctcgcggcgaaggcgtcggagAATCCGGCAAAGGCGGGCAGGTTGGACGCGTTGACCACCTCGATCCAGACCTTCTCGGTTACCCACTCGGGTGCGGGGTTCTTCGCGGAGATGTTGGTGTCCGTGGGACCGGCGAGTAAGAACCGCCACTCCTGCGCGTCGATCTCGCCCCGCTGCTGCATGATGGCCACGCAGAGCAACAGCGAGAACATGAGCTTGTGCCGCTCAAACAGCGACCGGCATATGTTGTTGTACAGCGAGTAGGTGAAGTACTCGTTGAGAATCTCGATGcgagcctcgacgtcgtccgccgggagcttggcgcgcgcctcctcgtcctccatctcctccgg is from Micromonas commoda chromosome 12, complete sequence and encodes:
- a CDS encoding vesicle coat complex AP-1/AP-2/AP-4, beta subunit (Contains Pfam domain Adaptin_N This domain is the N-terminal region of various alpha, beta and gamma subunits of the AP-1, AP-2 and AP-3 adaptor protein complexes) yields the protein MVGQSPPACGAAGLLSRDDNTQDAIGADTLRRERPTPARGPIVKARTSPIARPRCRCRARWAVSATTTPRCAAPRTRRIPRIRPSARDPIPRARFPRQPPAPARASVAHPLRVRSPHILQIADEARELDKSLRSTNTGEKLNGMKKLLGMMSAGRDVSNFFASVVMNIAQDSFEVKVLVYLYLVRTAEQKADEALLSINSFQKDLAHQNPRVRALALRVMSSIRVQVIVPVVILAVRKCAVDPSPYVRKAAAHAIPKVFRLDPKRVDELTEIIETMLRDSTPFVLSSAVAAFQEVCPERIDLIHRHYRKICRMLVDCDEWGQILLANLLLRYARTQFTRPDAYDRSLADTGADDDDASKTLELVLPGDGGAFEKASSNPLAGTKGFYSSSDSDDSDDDSDGDDADGDGSGGSDSDVPRAKKPPAVVKKKSDKSKKKRSKKGAKRGPKGPKPTKDAAAAAADRMTSEWLDDDHRLLLRSSRPLLQSQNTGVVMAAASLQFYLAPVADLPKVLRALVFAMRMKPEAQHVMLKNICTMCAVQSSLFQAHFASFFVHPADPVDVRALKLEILTHVVTSDNAAALLRELQSYLRSTNNEFVALTIRAIGRCAAIMPQIAAVCIRSLLELSLHPSEEVAGEAVVVIRALVQQNPKEHAVIVMRLVRRLEMLAAPAARSAVAWLAGGELYIFGEKAVSLAALPEPVTADPTPEGPSGFVATQVSMLESSLLDSPTGTNGSDAGEERGDAAIDALIAAAAGGEGEDSPATEDAGAAGAVAVVDEKAQKRAAKKAEKEEKKRLDAANSAKAEAEQREKFFELSFSVLKRSLRNFARETDVTKLQILNSACKLFIKDPNRVGPVLKHVFALCATDPSADMRDRVRIYRAMYAVGGNAAPLAVLKEKVVLCDKPAPKLPSPAAPTCVHALGSLSHFVEHVAPGFVALPDHPDVQPPSHVRDQYYNQNADAAGKGGKKSGKGGFYSDSDDSTSDSDSSDSDSSDSDSGSDSGSGSSGSGSSSSSGSDSDSDSGDETSMSESSDSDSDSDSGSDSDSGSDSDSSD
- a CDS encoding hypothetical protein (putative uncharacterized protein), with protein sequence MPSYFGDIAKAAKDLLTGSVNFDNKASLDAKNVADGLKISGSCVQKGGAGDPTGTVKATYDLASDVVAETEVGLPSNKITASLAHSGLLKGLKATLSGNPQDVKTAKLALQYLQGAVGLKADLTDLTAGAPKADVSLCWSEGDLAAGVSGAVDTKAFPDPAALPGKLSYAVQSTGVVPDSTVALALSDAFDTVKASIVTKVDKDTTAGAEVVYKRAKGTASGSVGLSKRFSAACTGKAVVTSPLPLNGAAAAPVLTLQTTGDVFANTSGSASVQVDTAAKYKYGIQFATKV
- a CDS encoding glycosyltransferase family 28 protein (related to b-glycosyltransferases) is translated as MDLAEESSPALRVLFAAGGTGGHVFPAIAIADALRRMSDEGSLPAAATARIDFAGTDHHQEATHVPAAGYALHRVPAIALARPLLSWRNVLVPFKLAYAVARSIVLITELAPDVVVGTGGYVSLPTCLAAKLCGVPLVIQEQNAYPGVANRILAKAASLVCVAFAKAAEAFRMEPLGTHDGTLGTLSTPARGGACVTPSIRDTDRVLVVFGGSMGCETLNDAMSDAVGGMLERDPRLWVVWQTGRGGYERVRSKTPSHPRLAVRSFINDVENCYAAADLCVARAGAVTCSELLASGLPSVLIPSPVVTEDHQSFNAKEMADLGAAVEIRDCDLAQKDPKKSIKPGEPAPRRTVRLDYVIGELLYDPEVLAGMREACLEAAAPEAAEAIANDVVSVALAARRRRAGGRVASLGR
- a CDS encoding predicted protein; this translates as VNPGLYCDWSVTDADVAEVWAYRVSLSVVALSVLACSSRVFIGNGGSDPSWLDAAYFTGAAGLGVALRLIHMYVDPIKKFMQALYAAGLAGSIGVAALASQTGDGGSVPAYVVAHPAAVWAVGPMFAALTGVAFKEGMCYGKAECAALFFVVPATLLAHLTGLANEEIEKGLLGTWCVLIAVFAARKYTQEVKDDIGDKSVFIFADLREDEK